Proteins encoded within one genomic window of Aspergillus nidulans FGSC A4 chromosome VII:
- a CDS encoding uncharacterized protein (transcript_id=CADANIAT00008744), protein MAKSVQEKAAATVAADSEVGQVVDYQAHDHGADSGLSRTLETRHLLMFSIGSSIGMGLWLGSGTSLASGGPAAIFLGYWIAGSIAWLLNQAVGELAVLYPVPSAFPQWSRKFIDHAVALTVGWAYWFSGSITLANELQAIVTVLRFWDDTVPTAAWLSIFLVTIFVINVCAVRVFGEAEAIMSTVKLLWIIVVIICGIIISAGGAPNHKTTGFEYWNSMPFTHGFKGFLSVMGTCIFAMSGSEMGGLVAAEARSPLKAVPRAVNAIWLRLSLFYILGALIVSITVSPTNGNLFGGDGVNASPFVIAFRDAGLPGLAHAMNAVIFISVLSCGNAQAYGATRTLVGLAEIGMAPSFLQKCDKQGRPYYAVALTFLVGGGLCYLNVSNSGATVFAVWPLGEPSSAKTFFANYVSIVAIVVLYIAAKIYYRGPLWVRAKDIDLDAGRRFYVDDIDALKRRTFMNKVVDFFTGDGSV, encoded by the exons ATGGCAAAGTCAGTGCAAGAAAAGGCGGCCGCGACTGTGGCGGCGGACAGTGAGGTCGGCCAGGTGGTCGACTACCAGGCGCATGACCATGGAGCCGACTCCGGGCTCAGTCGTACCCTGGAGACGCGCCATCTCCTCATGTTCTCCATCGGCTCGTCTATTGGGATGGGTCTCTGGTTGGGGTCCGGCACATCGCTTGCCTCTGGTGGTCCAGCAGCTATTTTCCTGGGCTACTGGATAGCGGGCTCCATCGCGTGGTTACTCAACCAGGCCGTGGGTGAACTGGCAGTCCTATATCCCGTCCCGAGCGCCTTTCCTCAGTGGTCTCGCAAGTTTATTGACCACGCTGTAGCACTCACTGTCGGCTGGGCGTACTGGTTCTCGGGCTCGATCACGCTCGCCAACGAGCTGCAGGCCATCGTCACTGTGCTCCGGTTCTGGGACGACACCGTGCCCACCGCCGCATGGCTGTCCATCTTCCTTGTGACAATCTTTGTCATAAACGTCTGTGCTGTGCGCGTATTCGGTGAAGCGGAGGCCATCATGTCCACAGTCAAGCTCCTCTGGATCATTGTCGTGATCATCTGCGGCATCATCATAAGCGCTGGTGGCGCCCCCAACCATAAGACCACGGGCTTTGAGTACTGGAACTCCATGCCCTTTACACATGGCTTCAAGGGCTTCCTGTCTGTCATGGGAACATGTATTTTCGCCATGTCTGGCTCCGAAATGGGTGGTCTCGTTGCTGCCGAGGCACGCAGCCCGCTTAAGGCCGTCCCCAGAGCTGTCAACGCCATCTGGctccgcctctccctcttctacATCCTAGGCGCCTTGATTGTCAGCATCACTGTATCTCCGACAAACGGGAATCTTTTCGGCGGTGACGGCGTCAACGCCAGTCCCTTTGTTATCGCGTTTCGCGACGCCGGCCTACCGGGCCTTGCCCATGCCATGAAcgccgtcatcttcatctccgtCCTCTCTTGCGGCAATGCGCAGGCCTATGGCGCCACGCGGACCCTTGTCGGCCTCGCCGAGATTGGTATGGCGCCCAGCTTCCTCCAGAAATGTGACAAGCAGGGACGTCCTTACTACGCCGTAGCCCTAACTTTCCTCGTCGGCGGAGGGCTGTGCTACCTCAACGTCAGCAACTCCGGAGCTACCGTCTTTG CTGTTTGGCCGCTTGGTGAGCCAAGCTCTGCCAAAACCTTCTTCGCCAATTACGTTTCCATCGTGGCAATCGTGGTGCTATATATCGCGGCCAAAATCTACTATCGGGGGCCGCTCTGGGTCAGGGCGAAGGATATCGATCTCGATGCTGGCCGTCGGTTCTATGTCGACGATATTGATGCATTGAAAAGGCGGACTTTTATGAATAAGGTGGTGGATTTTTTCACGGGTGATGGAAGTGTATAG